Genomic segment of Paenalkalicoccus suaedae:
CCCAGCGGGCAACCTTTAAACTATTCTTCATCGTTATTTTCCTCCTCGGACGCAAGCGTTCGGTCAGATGCAATGTCTATAAAGATCTCATGGAGAGAGATGCGGTCTAGACGAAATTCGTTGATTTGGATATCTTGTGGGAGCGTGCGAATCCACTCTGACGGTACGACATCTTGATCTAAAAATAGGACGGATACATCATTAGACTGCTCGACGCGTGTCACAGACGGGATAGCCGCAAGCTTATTCTGATCGTTTTGACCGTGAATCGTACACTTAAAGCTCGCATACTCACGTTTTACATCCTCCATCGTCCCTTTAATTACTTCGCGACCCTTATGCAGCATAATCAGCCTGTCAGCCATCTCTTCAACCAGATTCATTTGATGGGCAGAAAGCAAAATGGCCGTGCCGTTTTGAGCGAGGGAGCGAATCTCCTCTTTAAAGACTTCCTGACTCACTGGGTCTAGTCCAGAGAAGGGTTCATCTAAAATAAGTAGCTCTGGCTCGTGGATCATGGAGGCGATAAACTGTACTTTTTGCCCCATCCCCTTTGATAATTCCTCAATGGAAGACTTCTCTTTTCCTTCTAAACCAAGCTTTTTTAAATACATGAGCGCGCGTTTTTTTGCTTTGTCACGTGGATAATCCTTGAGCTCCGCAAAATAGAGGAGGATATCCATGATGCTCACGTTCTTATAAAGACCGCGTTCCTCTGGTAAGTAGCCGATTTTATGCTTCGGAATGGCCTTCGTTGTTTCCCCATTAAACTCGATCGTGCCTTCATCGGGATAAAAGATCCCCATAATACTGCGAATGGTCGTGGATTTACCGGCGCCGTTCGGTCCGAGCAGAGCAGTAATTTCCCCTTTATTCACGCTAAACGAGACGTCGTGCAGAACTTGCTGATCCTTAAAGGATTTTTGTAGGTGTGAAACGGTAAGAGCTGGCGTTGTCATCGATTATTCTCCTTTCGTAAGTAGCAGTGGGATAATGTCCTCGAGCTCCGGCACTTGTTCATCCATCACTTCGAGGTTGTTATGCGTAATATAATCAAGCGTCGCGTCTGGGTCATTTGAGAGGATGACCTTCTTATACGTACGCTGGATTTCACCAGGAATGCTCGTTTCCGGCTCATCCTTCAGCCAAAACTGACGGTAAGAGGACGTGAATGTATCCTTCTCAAAGAGCTCTGACGCTTTCCCGTCTTGGAGGAAAACAAGGTAATCGGCGAGTTTTTTGATATCATCTGCTTGGTGAGAAGCGAAGACAACCGTTTTATTACGCTCTTCGGTTACTTGCAATAACGTATCCAAAAAATAAGTCCGAGACGGAATGTCCATCGCAGCTGTTGGTTCATCGAGTAAAAGGAATGGGGTGTTTTTAGCAAGAGTTAATGCTATATTGAGTTTTGTTTTAACACCGGGGGACAGTTTTTTAACACGTTTATTTAATGGGACGTCGAGCTTTTGCGATAAGGATCGATACAGAGCCTCGTCCCAGTTTGGATAAATGTCGGACATTAGTGTACCTAGCATCTTACCTGTGAATGCATCATAGCCATGCAAGGTTTGAGCTTGATAGGCAATGTGCTGTTTCCAGCTATCTTCTTGGGCGTTAACGGACTCACCATAGACTTGGATACTACCACTTTCTTGTTTAACGAGATTCATAATCATTTTAAAAAGCGTACTTTTACCAGCGCCGTTTGCGCCGATAATGGCCGTGATCGTTCCTTCTTCGATATGGAGGTTATTAATATGAAGCTGGAAGTCATCAATAGTTTTTGTGACTTTATTAATGGCGAGTGGAGCAGTCATCAGGATTCCTCCTTTGTTAATAAGCTACGGACAAGGTCCAAAATGTCGTCATCTGAGAGCTCATGCTGTTTGGCAGTTGTGATCGCCTTCATGATCGCGTCTTCAACGGCCTTACTTGCCATCGTTGTCTTCATATCAGGATCAACCTCCGCTACGAACGTGCCTTTTCCTTGAGAAGTTTTGATAAATCCGCTGTATTCAAGGTTTTGATACGCTCGTCTTATTGTGATGGAGCTAATTTCAAGGTCTTTCGCTAAAAGTCTGATTGATGGCAATGGATCACCAGTCGTCAGCTGACCGCTTGCAATCAGCGCTTTTATCTGGTGTTCGATTTGATGATAAATCGGTTCTCTTGAGGACTTGGAAAGTCGAATCGGAAGAGTCATAGTGGTCCTCCTTAATCTAAATAATCGATCGTTTTTAATCGTTTTAAAGCAACACGGAACCATTGCCATGTACATAAACCTGCAAGGGTGAGAAAAGCAAAGATAGATATAATTGTGTGCTCATTTGCTAAATAAATAGTCCAGTTTAGTAGCCCTGTATCAAACCACAATGGAAAAATAATATAAAGAGCAACGAAAAAAATAATAATAGTCATGTATGACCAAAACATCGTGAATCGTTTAATTTTGTCCCCAGGATCACTTGCGGGGAAGAGTCCACCAATAGCCATACTAATACAAATCCAGATAAGCATCAGTGCTAGGAACTGCGGAATCGCAATTGTTTCTCGAAGTACAGAGGATGTCAGATAGGTCATCGTAAAAAGGAAAGTTGTTGAGACTATGATAGCTACATATAAAACGATAAATCGACTAGTGATGATCGCTGCACGCTTAATCGGAAGTTGATAAAGCATCGAAAAATATGGTGTTGCAAATAGCCCGTCATTAACCTTTTGATATTGGAGGGCCTTTGGCTTTGTAGAAAATGGGGTCGTAACAAGATAAAAAATTAGTAGCACATCGACTAAAAAGAACGAGCTCTCCAGATAGTCTGCAATTGTTACACGGAGAAAAAACGTATAAATTACGGCTAAAAGTATGATAGTTAAATAATTCTTTACAGAAAGCTTCAGCTCCATTTTTGAAAGCCACCAAGCTCTACGTAGTGTAGCCATTAAAATCAGTCCTTTCTCTATTTGAAGTGTTATAGTGTGTATGTCTATATACACACTATAATATGGATGATGGAGATGTGCAAGGGTTTTTTGGAGGTGGAGGTTCTGGTTTAGAGGATGGTGGTGCTAAATTGGATGAGGCGGTGCAAAAATGCCGAGAGTTCGTGCCAAATTCAGAGCGTGTTGTGCAAATAAGTAAATGATATGGAAGGAAATCAAGGTGGATAACAATATATTTACAATTTAAAATGGCTGAATGAGTAAGTTCGATGTATTTTGGAGGAACGTGAACACACTTACCTAAAGCGAGTACCGAAAACCGCCAGTTGCCTTGTGCTACCACCACGTGGGGATCTTTGTACAGTGGCAGTTGAGCAATGTTGACCACTTAAACAACAAACCTACCTGTATTTGTAGATATTACCATGGTAAAATTAGTGTAATCGATGAATTTACCATGAAGGGAACATGTCAGATGACGTTATTCTATATTATTATTTTGAGCATCCCTGGGCTCATTTTTCTCGGACCAGTAGGGGTTATATTAGGGATTGTTGGAGGCATCTTTTGGGGGAGCATGGAAGCCCAGCGAAAGGAAATCAAGGAGCTGAGAGAGAAGGTAGAAGCAGCTGAAAAGTGATGTAGGAAAGGGGCAATTATGAGACATATGTTATGGGGAATCGCAGTGATCCTCGTGCTCACAGCATGCGGTAGCACGACAGAGGACGCGCTACCAGAGGACATGCCGGACGACTTTGCGTTTGCGCTATCCTACGGGTTAGGCGGCGTGAGCGAGATCAACACGTATGACGACACCTACACAAAGGATCTGATCGTCGACGGCACAACTACCACCGATTTCGTGCTCAGCGACGAGGAGTTGCGCACGATCTATCAAGCCGTTTTAGAAAATGATGTGTTAGCGCTGCCCGACGAGGGCGATGGCTTGTCATGTATGGAACCACACCACAAGTACAACCTGCAAATGACCGCAAATGGAGAAGATTATTCACTAATTTGGGACTCCTCTTGTCCGACAACGGCTGTATCAAATTGGGACGATACGATGTTGGAGATCCATCAGAATATGATCCAACCAAGAGACGAATATCAGGAGCTACCTGCAGCAACTGGAGGGTATGACTGATTTAAGAGAGGTCCAATCACGTTTAGTGGTTGGGCTTTTTTATGGAGAGGTAGTATGGTACTGAAATTAAAGGAGATCGTGCTAAATTTAGCCGAGTCCGTGCAAAAAAGCGTACGGGTGGTGCTAAAATCAGCGCATGTTGTGCAAATAAGTAAATAAAATGGGAAAGATATGCTTGTTATACGTCCTAGGACAGGATAAAGAAGGCTCAGCGAAGCGAAGTGGAGAAGGTGAACACATTATGCGAGAACGTGAACGCACTCTTTTAATCTCTATAGGGAGGCAACGACCTATCGCCTCATGCCTTAATAAAAAAGAAGGAGGTTGTGCAACTAATATACCGTAACCGAAGGCAACCCGAAGCGGCGTTTGCGTGACTACTAGTGGTAGCCCTTTCGCGCAGCGAAAATCCTTTCTGTCGGCCATTGGTTTGGCCGACAGAAATAGTTGAGCAAGCCCCCACAAGTAGTAGCAAACGCCGCGTAGGGGCGCCGAAGGTGGCCGCCTTTGATCTTAGTCTTTTGACCTACAGCGTTTCACCAACTCCAATTCCGCAATCCTCCCAACAGCCTCCCGCAGCCTTTCCTCATCTGCCAAAAGCCCAATCCGTACATAGCCCTCGCCATACTCGCCAAAGCCATTACCAGGAGCCACGACAATGTGCGCTTCTTTTAATAAGAAGTCCGCAAACGATTCGGAGCTGAATCCTTCTGGCACAGGAAGCCACACAAAGAAGGACCCTTTAGGAGCAACGGCTGAAAGTCCTGCCGCACGCAAACCTTCTATAAATACGTTGCGTCGGCTTTCATAGCGCGCAACAAGCTCTGTCACGTCACGCTGATCGGACAACAAAGCAGCGGCAGCTGCGTGTTGGATGGCGCCAAACAAGCTCACATACATGTGATCCTGCAACAAATTAATGCTCTCAATAACCGAGGCGTTACCTACGGCGAAGCCGACGCGCCAGCCTGCCATATTGTACGTTTTGGAGAGTGTGTACATCTCCACGCCAACATCTTTCGCACCTTCTGACTGTAAAAAGCTCGGTGGCTTCACGCCGTCAAAGCCGATCGCTCCATACGCGAGGTCGTGTACGACACAGATATTATTGTCAGCGGCAAAGGCTACTGTTTCGTCAAAAAAGGCATTGGTCGCCACACCAGCCGTTGGATTGTTTGGGTAGTTTAAAAACAACAGCTTCGCCTTATCGACCTCTTGTTGAGAAAACGAGTCGTAGTCAGGCAAAAAGTGATTCTCCGCTAATAGAGGGAACAGCGACGCGCGTGCCTCCGCTAGCGCAATTCCAGACGTGTAGTCTGGATAACCAGGATCGGGCAATAGCGCCACGTCGCCTGGATTTAAGAGACACTGGCTGATCTCGACAAGACCTGTTTTAGCGCCAAAAAGCACCGCAACTTCAGTCTCGGGATCGAGCGTCACATCGTACTCACGCTTATAAAACGTGGCGACAGCCTCTTTTAAAAACGTATGCCCACTAAATGGGGAGTACTGATGAAAGCTTGGATTTGTTGCAGCCTGCTGCAGCTCTTTGACGATAAAGGCAGGCGTTGGCAAATCAGGATTGCCTTGTCCGAGATTGATCACGTCGTGGCCTTCTGCAACGAGGTTTCTCACCTTGGCCGTGAGGCGCGCAAAGAATTGGTCTGGGAGACGCTTTAAGAGTGCGGATTGCTCAAAGTGTGTCATGGTTTTACCTCCAAAAAAGGGGCTTAGGACAAGAATGTCGTAAGCCCAACTCTCATTATTGAATTACTTAGATGCAACAAACGCTGGATCATCAAACTTGTGTGCGACCCAACCCTCTGGATCGATGAAGAGGCGAACAGCCACAACTTGGCGCTCGTCAGATAGCGTAAAGAAGTGAGGCGTATCAACGGGTACGCTGATTACGTCGCCTGGCTCTAGCTGGACATCAAAGTAGCCAGTGTCAGCGCCTTTGATCACGAAGCTACCAGATCCTGCAGTAATCGCGCGAACTTCGTCCTCGGTGTGCGTGTGGACCTGCTCAAATTTCTTCAAAAGTGTCTCCAGATCAGGCGTGTCTTCATTTAGCGCAATCACATCCCACTTTTTATAGCCACGACGGTCCGCTAAAGAGCGAATGTCCTCGTCAAATGTCTCTAAAATCTGAGCCTTTTCTTCGTCTCCAATCTTGCAGTTGCCTTGGAGCTCGGTTGGGAGCTTTGTTGGATCCCAATGCTCGTAAAGCACCTCCTGGCTTTCTAAAAACGCACGTACCTCATCCGTTCCTTTAATCGTTTCCTGCGTGTCGCGAATTACAATTGTCGCCATTGTGAATAGCCTCCTTTAAAATAGTTAGGTAAAGTCTCTCGCCTTAGCGGCGTAACAGCTCTCTTTTTACTTGATACGAAAATAAAAATTCGAATGCTTCTAAATGTTTTTTAGCTTCAAACGCATCCCGTCCCCATGCGGTAATACCGTGGTTGCGGATGAGGACGCCGTGGACGCCTGGTTCAATTCGCTCTGCGACTGCGTCTGCGAGCTTATCCAAATCGGCATGGTTCTCCACGATGGGCACCTTAAGCTCGCCGTCTTCCTCCCAAATCTGGAACGCCTTGATCAGCTCTTGATGTTTAAATGTAATCTCTCCTTCTTCAAAATAGAGGTCGGAGATTAGGTTGTTGTCTACGGTATGCACGTGAAGTGAGCAGCCTGCCTGTGTTTTTTCATAAATCTTTTGGTGGAGCACCGTCTCAGCCGACGGCTTTAGCGCGCCGGGCTCTACTGGTCTACTGTCTTTATCGACGAGTAAAAAGTCCTCCGGCGTTCGCTTGCGTTTATCCTTGCCACTTGCTGTGACGAGGAACGTGAGCGGGACCGCTGTCACTTTAATCGAGAGGTTTCCGCTTGTGCCGGGGAACCAGTCTCGTTCGGCGAGCTCATCCTTAACTGCCGCGAGCTCATCCCATCTTTGTGAAACATCAACAGCTGTTGTCATGACGTCACTCCTAACGTATTTAGTGCGTGAATAACCGTGCGAAAGTCAGCAAAACGTGTATAGGGTAGCCGAAGCTCCTTACATTTTTCTTCTAAAAAATCTCCGCATACAAAGACGTGATCCGCGAGCTTTGCCGCTTCAAGGTCCGTAATCGAATCTCCAATAACAATGCGGTAATAGTCGTTCTTTGGGTACGTGCGTAAGATAGACGGTTTGCAACAACCACAGTCGTTATCACACTGATCGTCGCAGGCGTGCGGCCACGTAATACGGATGGTATCTCCACTAAAATCGCTACCGTTACAGTAGATGTTGCCGTTCAACTCGTACGATTCAAGCATTGGCTGGACGAAAAAATCAATACCACCACTGACAATATGGAGCGGAATGTCTTCCTTGTTCGTGTGTGCCACGAAGTCTGCAAAGCCGTCTCGAATAGTTGATTGTTGAACAAACGAGATGATCTCCTGCTTTTTAGACGTATCAAGTAAATCAAACATACGACCAACGCCCTCTTTTATGGAGACACGCTGCGCTAAAATATCGTCCTTGATCGGCTCCCATTTTGGTGGAGCAAACTCCTTCATGATGGCAATAATGTTGTCCTTTGTTGTAATCGTGCCATCAAAGTCGCAAAAGATAATCGGTGTGCGTTCCGTCATAGTGGATGCCCCCACAGCTTAATGGCAGCTGCGAGCTCTGCCTTTTGAAGGGCTGCATCCTCAAGTGATGTATCATCTAACACCGCGTCGACCGCTTGGCGGAAGGCTGTTGCACCTGCGGCTGATCCGTCTGGGTGTCCGTGAATCCCACCGCCTGCGTTAATAACGGAAATTTCACCGAAGTCTCGGACTAGGTGAGGTACAAGTCCAGGATGGATGCCGGCTGACGGTACTGGATATGCGGCACGGTGGACGGTCGGTTCTGTTAGTGCGAGCGCGATCGCATCTGTTTCCTCCTTAGGCAGTGCGACGCTCCCATACGGTGATGGGAATAAGACGAGATCGGCGCCTGCGATGCGCAGGAGCTTGCCTAGTAGGACGCTGTTGGCGATGCCGTAGTCCGGCGACGCCGTGAGCGCTCCGGATACGGCTGGGTGCGCCATGATCGGAACGTTGATCTCAGGATCCTCGGCGAGTGCCTGAAGCGTATCCAGTCCATAAGCGAATACGTTAAACAGGAGGGCGGATGCGCCAAGCTTCACTGCCTTACGCGCTTTGTCTCGTAGCTCAAAGGTGCGTCCGCTCAGGTTAACGGCGTAAAGGACGCGTCGTCCCGTTTCTTGTTCGACTTTATCTAAGATGTGCTTCCCGCGTTTTACTCGTTCTTCGAAAGGCGTGAGGGGGTTATCAAATAGAATTTCATCGTCTTTTACTAAGTCCACGCCACCACGAGCCTGGGCGTCTAGTTGCGTTTCGAATTCATCAAGTCCTTTGCCGATCATGCCTTTAAAAATACTCATGACGAGCGGGCGATCGTGCACGCCGATCAGCTCGCGTATGCCATCAACGCCAAACTGTGGGCCTGGGAACTGCTTTGCTAGTGCGTCGTCAAAGGCAATGTCAACAAGCTTGATTTCTCCGTCTAGCGATAGTTTCCCAAAAATCGTTGTTAAAATCGCTGGGATGTCAGGCGTGAAATTGACCGCCGGATAGCGAATCGTGATGGTCGCTTTTGGCGTGCCGTCGTTTGTCGCGATCACCTCGCCCTTGTGTTTTTTGAGCTGCGCCTGCTCGAGCGCCGGCAAATCCGTCCACGATCCAACTGTGAGCCCGAGCGCGATGCCCTCCGCTTTTTTATGTAAGTCAAGCCCGCCTGGTACGAGATACGTTGCTGTCACAAAGCTCATGTCACATGCCCCACTTTCTTTTTGAGAAAATAAAAAACGTCCACTTCGCAAATGGAAGAGGACGTGTCGGTTTGTACTGACAGGTATCATGTCCTCTTATCTGCCACGCATCCTGCGCGAGAGAATTAGCACCTTGAATCAGTCAACGTCTGACCGAAACAGGTTGCCGGGTATCATAGGGATCGTCCCTCCACCTGCTCTACATAAGAGTTTGAAATTATTATGCAATTTTGAATCGTTGAAACAGATTATGACAGGGAAAGGAGGAGCTGTCAAATAGTTTTTTCAGATTGGGGAGGAGAGGGGACGTAGAGCCACGTTTAGTGGTTTCAGCTTTAGGTAGGCAGCTGCGTGTTTGGTAAGTCCGTATTTTTGGCATTCTGTGTTTGGTATCTTCGTTTTTGTGTTTGGTAACTCGCCGTTTTTGCGATTCCGTGTTTGGTAACTCCTATTTTGTGTTTGGTTTCTAAAATGATGTCTTCACTTCATAGACATTCCACCACTCAAGGACCTTACATTGCCCAACTGCCACTTTACGAAGACCCCACGAGGCGGGAGCACAGGGCAACTGGCGGTTTTGCACGCACTTATGGTAAGTGTGTTCATCTTCTCAGTGAATTTTGGCAAAGTGTGTTTATGTTCTCCAATAATGTGTTCAGCTTCTCCTCAAAATCAGCAATGTGCGTTCACGTTCTCCTAAAATGCGTCCAACTTCACTTCTACAATATGGAAAGTCATCCCCAACCAATTGACAAACTCTCCTTCAAATTTTCTTGCATTCAAGGTATTGACAAATGATCTACTCAGGATTTATGATTACTCCCAACGCAACACACAAAAAAATATTGCTCTTATCGAGAGTTGGCTGAGGGATTTGGCCCTATGACGCCCGGCAACCGGCCTTCCGCACATTTGCGGAAACCTCCTAGAAGGTGTGAGGTACGGTGCTACATCCAACAGGCTTATTTAAGTCTGAGAGATAAGAGACGGACCATGCATGCTTCCGCCTCTTTCTTATACAAGAAGGAGGCTTTTTTACGTGGACGTTCTCGGGGGAGCAGATGGAGGAGAAGAAAATATGTCAGCGAAAAACAAATGGTTACTAACGTCAGGATTAGCACTAGCCGCTCTACTAGCAGGGTGTGGGGAAAATGAACCAGCAACAGACGCTCAGGAAGGCGCAACGTCAAACGAGGCTTCGCTCGAAGGAGTGCCAGACCGATTCGCATCAGACGAAGACGTCACTGTCCGCGTGATTCGAAAGATTGGTGGGGATGATCACACCGCACAGTTTTTAGCGGGTGTACAGGAAGAAGGAGAGTCGCTTGGCTTTGATGTCGACGTATTTACCGCAAACGGGGATACAGCACGATTTCACGATGCAATCGATCAGGCAATTACAAGTCAGGTCGACGGCTTAATTCTTTCTCACGGAGACGATGCAGCAACGGTGGAGGCGGTTGAGCGAGCGCGAGAAGCAGGCATTGAGGTCGTCACGTTTGACTCGATCCCGGATCTTGCTGAAATCGATGGCGTCACACTGACATCACAGGACGATGAGGCGTTGGCGCAGCTGGCACTCGATCAGCTTGTTGAGGACTTTGACGGGGAAGCAAGCATTGCCTACCTATGGGTCGACGGCTTCCCGCCGATGGTGCGACGTAACGCTGTTTATGAAACTATTTTAGAAGAAAACCCAGAACTTGTTGAGGTAAGTCGCTTCGGTGTTGCAGCAGAGGACACGAGCGTGCAAACGCAAAACGCTGTAGCAGCGCTACTTAACCAATATCCAGAGGGTGAACTAGATGCGATCTTTGCGACGTGGGATGCGTTTGCGATTGGAGCCGCTCGCGCGATTGAGGAAGCGGGACGCTCCGACGTGAAGATCTATGGAATCGATGTTTCGAACGCAGACTTAGAGCTGATCCAGCAGGAAAATAGCGCGTGGGAGTATACCGCTGCGGTTGATCCAAAGCTAGTTGGAGCCGTGAATCTACGCTTACTTGCGAAAAAGCTTGCAGGAGAAGAAACGCCTGAGACGTACGATTTAGAAGCAACGCTCATCTCTCGAGAAGACTTAGCTGCATCAGACGAGCCAGTTAACATGGTGACACTTGCCGATGTTGTGGACGGCTGGGGAGAAACAGATGCGTTTCATGAAGACTGGATGACGACATTAAAAGACTATCATAAGTAATAGGGTGATGACGTGGAACTGTTGATGAAGGACATATCGCTCTCGTTTCCTGGCGTAAAGGCGTTGCAGGAGGCGACGTTTAAGGCGAAGGCAGGCGAGATACATGCATTAATCGGTGCAAATGGGGCGGGGAAGTCGACGATGATGAACGTGCTTGCCGGGGTGCATCAAAAGGACTCTGGCACGATCACGATTGCTGGTGAAAAGGTGGACACGGGCTCTCCCAAAAAGGCGCAACGCCAAGGGATTCAGCTCGTGCACCAAGAGGTCGATACGGCCTTATTCCCGGCGCTCACCGTAGCGGAAAACGTCTTATCCGGACAGCTCATTGCGCAAAAGCGATTGACTGTAGGATGGGGCTCTCTACACAAAAAGGCAAAGGAAGTACTGAGCGAGTTAAACGTCGCTATCCCAACCAAAAAGCTTGTACAGGATTTAACGCTTGCGGAGAAGCAAATGGTGCTGTTAGCGCGAGCAATTGCAACAGACTGTCGTATTCTCATTCTCGACGAGCCGACGGCGCCACTAAGTAATACAGAGACAGAAGCGCTGTTTCGCGTCGTAAAGGATCTTAAACAACGTGGTATGCTCATCATCTTCATTTCTCACCGACTCAAGGAATTACTCGAT
This window contains:
- a CDS encoding ABC transporter ATP-binding protein, translated to MTTPALTVSHLQKSFKDQQVLHDVSFSVNKGEITALLGPNGAGKSTTIRSIMGIFYPDEGTIEFNGETTKAIPKHKIGYLPEERGLYKNVSIMDILLYFAELKDYPRDKAKKRALMYLKKLGLEGKEKSSIEELSKGMGQKVQFIASMIHEPELLILDEPFSGLDPVSQEVFKEEIRSLAQNGTAILLSAHQMNLVEEMADRLIMLHKGREVIKGTMEDVKREYASFKCTIHGQNDQNKLAAIPSVTRVEQSNDVSVLFLDQDVVPSEWIRTLPQDIQINEFRLDRISLHEIFIDIASDRTLASEEENNDEE
- a CDS encoding ATP-binding cassette domain-containing protein — its product is MTAPLAINKVTKTIDDFQLHINNLHIEEGTITAIIGANGAGKSTLFKMIMNLVKQESGSIQVYGESVNAQEDSWKQHIAYQAQTLHGYDAFTGKMLGTLMSDIYPNWDEALYRSLSQKLDVPLNKRVKKLSPGVKTKLNIALTLAKNTPFLLLDEPTAAMDIPSRTYFLDTLLQVTEERNKTVVFASHQADDIKKLADYLVFLQDGKASELFEKDTFTSSYRQFWLKDEPETSIPGEIQRTYKKVILSNDPDATLDYITHNNLEVMDEQVPELEDIIPLLLTKGE
- a CDS encoding GntR family transcriptional regulator yields the protein MTLPIRLSKSSREPIYHQIEHQIKALIASGQLTTGDPLPSIRLLAKDLEISSITIRRAYQNLEYSGFIKTSQGKGTFVAEVDPDMKTTMASKAVEDAIMKAITTAKQHELSDDDILDLVRSLLTKEES
- a CDS encoding pyridoxal phosphate-dependent aminotransferase → MTHFEQSALLKRLPDQFFARLTAKVRNLVAEGHDVINLGQGNPDLPTPAFIVKELQQAATNPSFHQYSPFSGHTFLKEAVATFYKREYDVTLDPETEVAVLFGAKTGLVEISQCLLNPGDVALLPDPGYPDYTSGIALAEARASLFPLLAENHFLPDYDSFSQQEVDKAKLLFLNYPNNPTAGVATNAFFDETVAFAADNNICVVHDLAYGAIGFDGVKPPSFLQSEGAKDVGVEMYTLSKTYNMAGWRVGFAVGNASVIESINLLQDHMYVSLFGAIQHAAAAALLSDQRDVTELVARYESRRNVFIEGLRAAGLSAVAPKGSFFVWLPVPEGFSSESFADFLLKEAHIVVAPGNGFGEYGEGYVRIGLLADEERLREAVGRIAELELVKRCRSKD
- a CDS encoding AraC family ligand binding domain-containing protein, whose amino-acid sequence is MATIVIRDTQETIKGTDEVRAFLESQEVLYEHWDPTKLPTELQGNCKIGDEEKAQILETFDEDIRSLADRRGYKKWDVIALNEDTPDLETLLKKFEQVHTHTEDEVRAITAGSGSFVIKGADTGYFDVQLEPGDVISVPVDTPHFFTLSDERQVVAVRLFIDPEGWVAHKFDDPAFVASK
- a CDS encoding methylthioribulose 1-phosphate dehydratase, whose protein sequence is MTTAVDVSQRWDELAAVKDELAERDWFPGTSGNLSIKVTAVPLTFLVTASGKDKRKRTPEDFLLVDKDSRPVEPGALKPSAETVLHQKIYEKTQAGCSLHVHTVDNNLISDLYFEEGEITFKHQELIKAFQIWEEDGELKVPIVENHADLDKLADAVAERIEPGVHGVLIRNHGITAWGRDAFEAKKHLEAFEFLFSYQVKRELLRR
- a CDS encoding 2-hydroxy-3-keto-5-methylthiopentenyl-1-phosphate phosphatase; this encodes MTERTPIIFCDFDGTITTKDNIIAIMKEFAPPKWEPIKDDILAQRVSIKEGVGRMFDLLDTSKKQEIISFVQQSTIRDGFADFVAHTNKEDIPLHIVSGGIDFFVQPMLESYELNGNIYCNGSDFSGDTIRITWPHACDDQCDNDCGCCKPSILRTYPKNDYYRIVIGDSITDLEAAKLADHVFVCGDFLEEKCKELRLPYTRFADFRTVIHALNTLGVTS
- a CDS encoding 2,3-diketo-5-methylthiopentyl-1-phosphate enolase; translation: MSFVTATYLVPGGLDLHKKAEGIALGLTVGSWTDLPALEQAQLKKHKGEVIATNDGTPKATITIRYPAVNFTPDIPAILTTIFGKLSLDGEIKLVDIAFDDALAKQFPGPQFGVDGIRELIGVHDRPLVMSIFKGMIGKGLDEFETQLDAQARGGVDLVKDDEILFDNPLTPFEERVKRGKHILDKVEQETGRRVLYAVNLSGRTFELRDKARKAVKLGASALLFNVFAYGLDTLQALAEDPEINVPIMAHPAVSGALTASPDYGIANSVLLGKLLRIAGADLVLFPSPYGSVALPKEETDAIALALTEPTVHRAAYPVPSAGIHPGLVPHLVRDFGEISVINAGGGIHGHPDGSAAGATAFRQAVDAVLDDTSLEDAALQKAELAAAIKLWGHPL
- a CDS encoding sugar ABC transporter substrate-binding protein, which codes for MSAKNKWLLTSGLALAALLAGCGENEPATDAQEGATSNEASLEGVPDRFASDEDVTVRVIRKIGGDDHTAQFLAGVQEEGESLGFDVDVFTANGDTARFHDAIDQAITSQVDGLILSHGDDAATVEAVERAREAGIEVVTFDSIPDLAEIDGVTLTSQDDEALAQLALDQLVEDFDGEASIAYLWVDGFPPMVRRNAVYETILEENPELVEVSRFGVAAEDTSVQTQNAVAALLNQYPEGELDAIFATWDAFAIGAARAIEEAGRSDVKIYGIDVSNADLELIQQENSAWEYTAAVDPKLVGAVNLRLLAKKLAGEETPETYDLEATLISREDLAASDEPVNMVTLADVVDGWGETDAFHEDWMTTLKDYHK